Proteins from a genomic interval of Micromonospora sp. NBC_00389:
- a CDS encoding nSTAND1 domain-containing NTPase: protein MGRRETPLDPKAGPVHRLAWQLRQLRERAGSPSYRVLARRAHYSASTLADAAKGDRLPSLEVTLAYVEACGGDADEWRARWSAIANAMAASATPVRDEERCPYQGLTSFQPEQAEWFFGRSELVDRLLNRVERLPLSCLIGASGSGKSSLLRAGLLGTIAADRRATQRWRTMLMTPTEHPLEALSAEVAKLSGQDVEQVREELTEDPAGLDIALRTTLAAGHSQTRALLVVDQFEEIFTLCADKDERRKFIEALLDATQGSDRRATVMLGVRADFLAHLMKYSGLTDALGDEGHLMVGPVTTADLREIVTRPAAQVGMGVESDLLTTVLADAADEPGALPLVSHALLETWQRRSGATLTLSAYHASGGVRGAVAQTAERVYAEFGAAEQRAARRIFLRLTALGDGTEDTRRPLARTELEGIADEAVTIRVLDQLAAARLVVLGDGTVSVAHEALISAWPRLHRWLTDDRASLLIHRRLTDAAHTWTSLHRDPGALYRGAQLVAANAFSDDRRDELNQHERDFLRASSALAEAEQDKARRHARLLKRLVAGVSVLLVLALLGGTVAVRQRQDARRQQVVAHSSELSLQARSLLATDPELAGLLAVEADHLHSSNESRGSVLSAAAAPRHTELNVAGPSIYAVAFNPDHSLLASATADGTIGLWDPARGERIATLPGHPGRVANLAFASDGKLLVSVGVDGTKGSIIVWDVHTRQQITWLEENNLASGTAFSSDGTKVAVGFASGAGGSGASADTPKPGDIALYDLRAGTRTLLRGHHVPVASLTFSHDGRLLVSANGKENPTVWDVAKRRPIAHLPTEHIFSVAFGHSGYVLAGLAHDRGVYLWNLGDDRPVPLPPLPLSGRYAWSISAPVDDKLAVADENGVITIWDLRRREPLQTYQDRGRSETASVAMSQDGAMLASAGFNGTIVLHDLGHASFTGFTAQVKDVKVSPDGSTIASAGSDRTVRLWDAHGKFLVTLGGHPDEVQAVAFSPDGRLLAAVTRNNIVTIWDIQGRKHVTRPFPTKGVGASTDVDFDPGGRILAAATLGPALWDVTDINKPSEITARFPARIVTSLAFTPDGRRLLGASVGGYVNTWDITTGKLLNRVNAQQSTVQDIVVSPDGSWLATAGDSRTIKLWDAATGRETAVLSGHTAPVQVLAISRDGRRLASAGDDHTIIVWDTSTRQHVVTLTGHTARIRGLAFTPAGSLISGAEDGRIISWSFNLHAAKAQICVAADRNLTRQEWATHISTEPYKPSCAAPPSR, encoded by the coding sequence TTGGGCCGTCGGGAAACGCCCCTGGACCCGAAGGCGGGCCCGGTCCACCGGCTGGCGTGGCAGCTGCGCCAGTTGCGGGAGCGGGCCGGCAGCCCGAGCTATCGGGTTCTGGCTCGGCGCGCGCACTACTCGGCGAGCACCTTGGCGGATGCGGCGAAGGGTGACCGGCTGCCCTCGCTGGAGGTGACGTTGGCGTACGTCGAGGCGTGCGGTGGCGATGCCGACGAGTGGCGGGCAAGGTGGTCGGCCATCGCGAATGCAATGGCTGCATCGGCGACGCCAGTTCGCGATGAGGAGCGCTGCCCCTATCAGGGGTTGACGTCGTTCCAGCCTGAGCAGGCGGAGTGGTTCTTCGGCCGCTCAGAGTTGGTTGACCGGCTACTGAATCGGGTCGAGCGGCTACCACTGAGCTGCCTCATCGGGGCATCCGGTAGCGGGAAGTCCTCGTTGCTGCGGGCTGGTCTGCTGGGCACCATCGCAGCCGATCGCCGGGCAACGCAGCGTTGGCGGACCATGTTGATGACGCCGACCGAGCACCCGCTCGAGGCCTTGTCGGCCGAGGTTGCGAAGTTGTCCGGTCAGGACGTCGAGCAGGTGCGCGAAGAGCTGACGGAGGACCCAGCCGGCCTGGACATCGCCCTACGTACCACCTTGGCCGCCGGTCACTCGCAAACCCGGGCACTGTTGGTGGTGGACCAGTTCGAGGAGATCTTCACCCTCTGCGCCGACAAGGACGAACGCCGCAAGTTCATCGAAGCGCTGCTGGACGCCACTCAGGGTTCGGACCGCCGTGCCACTGTGATGCTCGGCGTGCGCGCCGACTTCCTCGCTCACCTCATGAAATATTCGGGGCTGACCGACGCACTGGGCGACGAAGGGCACCTGATGGTAGGCCCAGTGACCACCGCTGATCTGCGTGAGATTGTTACCCGGCCCGCCGCGCAAGTCGGAATGGGAGTGGAATCCGATCTGCTGACCACGGTGCTCGCTGATGCCGCCGACGAGCCGGGCGCGTTGCCACTGGTGTCGCACGCGCTGCTGGAGACGTGGCAGCGACGAAGCGGGGCGACCCTCACCCTGTCGGCCTATCACGCAAGCGGGGGCGTACGGGGGGCGGTCGCCCAGACCGCCGAGCGGGTTTATGCCGAGTTCGGGGCAGCGGAGCAGCGAGCCGCTCGCCGGATATTTCTCCGGCTCACGGCCTTGGGCGATGGCACCGAGGACACCCGCCGGCCCCTCGCGCGAACGGAACTCGAGGGTATCGCCGATGAGGCCGTCACGATCAGGGTCCTGGACCAGTTGGCCGCAGCCCGGCTGGTGGTCCTGGGCGACGGCACTGTATCGGTGGCCCATGAGGCGCTGATCAGTGCCTGGCCACGGCTACACCGATGGCTCACCGACGACCGTGCGAGCCTGCTCATCCACCGGCGGCTCACCGACGCCGCCCACACCTGGACTTCATTGCACCGCGATCCCGGAGCCCTGTACCGGGGCGCCCAGTTGGTTGCCGCGAATGCGTTCTCCGATGACCGTCGCGACGAGTTGAACCAGCACGAGCGCGACTTCCTGCGCGCCAGCAGCGCTCTCGCCGAAGCCGAACAGGACAAGGCCCGGCGCCACGCCCGTCTCCTCAAGCGCCTCGTCGCAGGCGTTTCCGTCCTCTTGGTACTCGCCCTACTGGGCGGCACGGTGGCGGTGCGGCAGCGCCAGGACGCCCGCCGGCAGCAGGTGGTCGCGCACTCCAGCGAGCTGTCGCTACAGGCGCGATCTCTGCTCGCCACCGATCCGGAACTGGCCGGCCTGCTGGCCGTCGAAGCGGATCACCTCCACTCCAGCAACGAGAGTCGGGGGAGCGTGCTGAGCGCGGCAGCCGCGCCTCGCCACACCGAACTCAACGTCGCCGGACCGTCTATCTACGCCGTCGCGTTCAACCCTGACCATTCCCTACTCGCCTCCGCCACTGCGGACGGCACGATCGGGCTGTGGGACCCCGCGCGCGGTGAACGCATCGCCACACTGCCGGGGCACCCCGGCCGGGTCGCGAACCTGGCCTTCGCCAGCGATGGAAAGCTGCTCGTTTCCGTCGGGGTTGATGGAACCAAAGGTTCCATCATCGTCTGGGACGTTCACACACGCCAGCAGATCACCTGGCTGGAGGAGAACAACCTCGCCTCCGGCACGGCCTTCAGCTCCGACGGAACAAAGGTCGCCGTCGGCTTCGCGAGTGGCGCGGGCGGCTCCGGGGCCAGCGCGGACACCCCAAAACCCGGCGACATTGCCCTATACGACCTGCGGGCCGGGACCCGCACGCTGCTTCGCGGGCACCACGTGCCGGTCGCGTCCCTGACCTTCAGCCACGATGGCAGGCTCCTCGTGTCCGCCAACGGGAAAGAGAACCCGACCGTGTGGGACGTGGCAAAACGCAGACCGATTGCCCACCTGCCCACCGAGCACATCTTCTCGGTCGCCTTCGGGCATTCCGGATATGTTCTCGCCGGTTTGGCGCACGATCGAGGGGTGTACCTGTGGAACCTTGGCGACGACCGGCCGGTTCCGCTCCCGCCGTTGCCCCTGTCGGGCCGCTATGCGTGGTCGATCTCCGCTCCTGTGGACGACAAGCTCGCCGTGGCCGACGAAAACGGCGTGATCACCATCTGGGACCTGCGACGCCGCGAGCCCCTGCAGACCTACCAGGACCGGGGCCGCAGCGAGACGGCCTCCGTCGCGATGAGCCAGGACGGAGCCATGCTCGCCTCAGCCGGGTTCAACGGAACCATCGTGCTCCACGACCTCGGCCACGCCTCATTCACCGGGTTCACGGCACAGGTGAAGGACGTCAAGGTCAGTCCGGACGGAAGCACCATCGCCTCAGCGGGCAGCGACAGGACAGTTCGGCTGTGGGACGCACATGGGAAGTTCCTGGTCACACTGGGTGGGCATCCAGACGAGGTTCAGGCCGTCGCTTTCAGCCCGGACGGACGCCTGCTCGCCGCGGTCACCCGAAATAACATCGTCACGATCTGGGACATCCAGGGCCGAAAGCATGTGACCCGGCCCTTCCCGACCAAAGGAGTCGGTGCCTCGACGGACGTTGACTTCGATCCCGGTGGCCGTATCCTCGCAGCCGCCACTCTCGGCCCTGCCTTGTGGGACGTCACGGACATAAACAAACCGTCCGAAATAACCGCCAGGTTCCCGGCCCGCATCGTCACGTCGTTGGCCTTCACCCCGGACGGGCGTCGACTCCTGGGGGCGAGCGTGGGCGGCTATGTCAACACGTGGGATATCACTACTGGAAAGCTGCTCAACCGGGTCAACGCCCAGCAGAGCACGGTGCAGGATATCGTGGTCAGCCCCGACGGCAGCTGGCTGGCCACCGCGGGTGACAGCCGCACCATCAAACTGTGGGACGCCGCGACCGGTCGGGAAACAGCCGTACTGAGTGGCCATACCGCGCCCGTCCAGGTCCTCGCCATCAGCCGAGACGGCCGCCGTCTCGCCTCCGCCGGCGACGACCACACCATCATCGTCTGGGACACCAGCACCCGCCAGCACGTCGTCACCCTCACCGGCCATACCGCAAGAATCCGCGGGCTCGCATTCACCCCGGCCGGAAGCCTCATTTCCGGCGCCGAGGACGGCCGAATCATCAGCTGGTCGTTTAATCTCCATGCTGCCAAGGCCCAGATCTGCGTCGCCGCCGACCGCAACCTGACCCGACAGGAATGGGCTACACACATTTCCACGGAGCCATATAAGCCCTCCTGTGCTGCACCGCCGAGTCGCTGA